Proteins encoded by one window of Candidatus Endowatersipora endosymbiont of Watersipora subatra:
- the xseA gene encoding exodeoxyribonuclease VII large subunit: protein MRLVASMPVLDTIDLSVSELSFTLRKTLECAFRSVRVRGELGRVSRPSSGHIYLDLKDEKSIISGIIWKGKAIELTCQPEEGLEVVVSGRLTTYPGQSRYQIIVNTLELAGAGALMALLEERRNKLRAEGLFNDDRKKSLPSMPKVIAVLTSPTGAVIRDILHRISDRFPCFVLVWPVCVQGKSCSAEVTNGIERLNALPSDGELPKPDLIIVARGGGSLEDLWGFNDESIVRAVSDSNVPLISAVGHETDWTLIDYVADWRAPTPTAAAEKAVPVRIELEVYLVNLSERLNDTILRFLERCHLDRCSAARGLMSYNTLIMFPQRKFDEVLARAYQASFYSKERKKFYLNKYNTLLSKRTLTHLIEENTFRLNELSANRKHSLSHLILLKKTDYKAIAYQISAYSTLERKKRTLQSFECQPNISIKTLISDQKDKLIVVYRLFNNLNYSNVLSRGYAVIYGSDNRPISRVKSVVSGQVLTIEMFDGKLNVVAEKEISEISRIS from the coding sequence ATGAGACTTGTTGCTTCTATGCCTGTTCTTGATACTATTGATCTTTCTGTTTCTGAACTGTCTTTCACATTGAGGAAAACACTTGAGTGTGCATTTAGATCCGTCCGAGTGCGTGGTGAACTAGGGCGAGTCAGTCGACCCAGTTCGGGTCATATTTATCTTGATTTAAAAGATGAAAAATCAATAATTTCAGGCATTATATGGAAAGGAAAAGCGATTGAACTAACTTGTCAACCTGAAGAAGGACTTGAGGTTGTCGTAAGTGGGAGATTAACTACATATCCTGGGCAATCTCGCTATCAAATTATTGTTAATACTCTTGAGCTAGCAGGTGCAGGGGCTTTAATGGCCTTACTCGAGGAACGAAGGAATAAACTGAGAGCAGAAGGCTTGTTTAACGATGACCGTAAGAAATCTCTGCCTAGTATGCCTAAGGTTATTGCGGTTTTAACTTCACCAACAGGCGCTGTGATTCGTGATATTCTTCATAGAATTTCTGATCGCTTTCCTTGTTTTGTTCTCGTTTGGCCTGTATGTGTGCAAGGGAAAAGCTGTAGTGCTGAAGTTACTAACGGGATTGAACGTCTTAATGCTCTTCCTTCTGATGGAGAATTACCTAAACCGGATTTAATTATTGTCGCACGAGGTGGTGGAAGCCTTGAGGATTTATGGGGATTCAATGATGAATCGATTGTTCGGGCAGTTTCGGATTCTAATGTTCCCTTGATTTCAGCCGTAGGCCATGAAACTGATTGGACATTAATTGATTATGTTGCTGATTGGCGAGCTCCTACGCCTACTGCTGCTGCAGAGAAAGCCGTTCCAGTGAGGATAGAACTCGAAGTCTATCTAGTCAATTTGTCAGAAAGATTAAATGACACCATTCTGCGTTTTTTGGAACGTTGCCATTTAGATAGATGCTCTGCCGCACGAGGCTTAATGAGTTATAATACTTTAATCATGTTCCCTCAGAGAAAATTTGATGAAGTCTTAGCAAGAGCCTATCAAGCATCTTTCTATTCCAAGGAACGGAAAAAGTTCTACTTGAATAAATATAACACTCTTTTATCAAAGAGAACTTTAACCCATCTGATCGAAGAGAATACGTTCCGTTTGAATGAACTATCAGCAAATCGTAAACACTCGTTATCACATTTGATTTTATTAAAAAAGACTGACTATAAAGCTATAGCGTATCAAATAAGCGCATATTCTACTTTAGAAAGAAAAAAGCGCACGCTACAGAGCTTTGAATGTCAACCCAATATTAGCATTAAGACTCTTATTTCTGATCAAAAAGATAAATTAATTGTGGTATATCGACTCTTTAATAATCTGAATTATAGCAATGTGTTATCAAGAGGCTATGCTGTTATATACGGCTCAGATAATAGGCCTATTAGCAGAGTTAAATCCGTTGTTAGCGGTCAAGTCCTCACAATAGAAATGTTTGATGGGAAACTTAATGTAGTTGCTGAGAAAGAAATTTCGGAAATTTCTCGTATATCTTAA
- the rpsA gene encoding 30S ribosomal protein S1, whose amino-acid sequence MSDMNPSIEDFAALLDESLANNLIQEGTVIEGIVTAFEKDMAVIDAGLKVEGRIALKEFGMAARDGNLKIGDTVEVYLERLENALGEAVLSREKARREESWIKLEKKFETEEKVEGVIFSQVKGGFTVDLDGAVAFLPRSQVDIRPIRDITPLMNKTQAFQILKMDRRRGNIVVSRRTVLEESRAEQRFEIVQKLEEGQIVEGIVKNITDYGAFVDLGGIDGLLHVTDMAWRRVNHPTEILSIGQNVEVQIIRVNQETHRISLGMKQLESDPWNIIGTKYPIESKVKGRITNITDYGAFVELEPGIEGLIHVSEMSWTKKNIHPGKIVSTSEEVEVVVLEIDSSKRRISLGLKQNLSNPWDRFSDQYPKGTVVEGEVKNKTEFGLFIGLDSDVDGMVHLSDLDWNRSGEEAIEDFNKGDIVKAIVLDIDVEKERISLGIKQLHGADPMERGDAGEIRRNSIVTAEVLKVTDQGLEVRIVDTEIDSFIKRHDLSRDRDEQRSDRFSVGQKVDTRVTLFDKKNRKVNLSIKALEIAEEKEAVKQYGSSDSGASLGDILGAALKGREEKSSQ is encoded by the coding sequence ATGTCAGATATGAATCCCTCAATAGAGGACTTTGCAGCCCTCTTAGACGAATCCCTTGCTAACAACTTGATTCAAGAAGGCACTGTTATTGAAGGAATCGTGACCGCCTTTGAAAAAGATATGGCTGTCATTGATGCAGGCTTAAAAGTTGAAGGTCGCATCGCTTTAAAAGAATTTGGAATGGCAGCTAGAGATGGTAACCTGAAAATTGGAGATACAGTCGAAGTTTACCTTGAGCGGCTTGAAAATGCTCTTGGAGAAGCCGTTCTGTCTCGGGAAAAAGCCCGACGTGAAGAAAGTTGGATTAAACTTGAGAAGAAATTTGAAACAGAAGAAAAAGTAGAAGGGGTCATTTTTAGTCAAGTCAAAGGTGGATTTACTGTTGACCTTGATGGTGCTGTCGCTTTTTTGCCACGATCTCAGGTAGATATTCGTCCCATTCGAGATATCACACCGCTGATGAATAAAACACAAGCTTTCCAGATTTTAAAAATGGATCGCCGGCGTGGGAATATTGTTGTATCCCGCCGCACAGTTTTGGAAGAGAGTCGTGCAGAACAACGGTTCGAGATTGTGCAGAAACTTGAAGAAGGCCAAATTGTTGAAGGTATAGTCAAAAATATCACTGACTATGGTGCATTTGTGGATTTAGGTGGCATCGATGGCTTGCTCCATGTAACAGATATGGCTTGGCGCCGTGTTAATCATCCAACAGAAATTTTATCAATTGGTCAGAATGTTGAGGTTCAGATTATTCGTGTTAATCAAGAAACTCATCGCATTTCACTAGGTATGAAACAGCTAGAAAGTGATCCATGGAATATTATAGGCACAAAATATCCAATTGAATCAAAAGTCAAAGGGCGGATCACCAATATTACGGACTATGGTGCATTTGTTGAGCTCGAGCCGGGTATCGAAGGTTTGATTCACGTATCTGAGATGTCTTGGACTAAAAAGAATATTCATCCTGGAAAAATCGTATCAACTTCTGAAGAAGTTGAAGTGGTTGTTCTTGAAATTGATTCATCTAAGCGTCGTATTTCGCTTGGCCTAAAACAGAATCTATCCAATCCATGGGATAGGTTTTCTGATCAATATCCCAAAGGTACAGTGGTCGAAGGTGAAGTGAAAAACAAAACTGAATTTGGTCTCTTTATTGGCCTTGATAGCGATGTCGATGGAATGGTTCATCTGTCTGATCTTGACTGGAATCGATCTGGTGAAGAGGCTATTGAAGACTTTAATAAAGGGGACATCGTAAAAGCCATTGTTCTAGATATTGATGTAGAAAAAGAGCGTATTTCACTTGGGATTAAACAGCTTCATGGAGCTGATCCAATGGAACGGGGTGATGCCGGTGAGATTCGTCGCAACTCTATAGTAACCGCAGAAGTTTTAAAGGTGACTGATCAGGGTCTTGAGGTCAGAATTGTTGACACAGAAATTGATTCTTTCATTAAGCGCCATGATTTATCTCGTGATCGAGATGAGCAACGCTCAGATCGTTTCTCCGTTGGTCAAAAAGTTGATACACGAGTCACTTTATTCGATAAGAAAAACCGTAAAGTTAATCTTTCAATTAAGGCACTAGAAATTGCTGAAGAAAAAGAAGCTGTTAAGCAGTACGGTTCTTCTGACTCAGGTGCATCCCTCGGTGATATTCTTGGTGCAGCCCTTAAAGGGCGTGAAGAGAAGTCTTCCCAATAA
- the cmk gene encoding (d)CMP kinase has protein sequence MPKPKHFIITIDGPAASGKGTVSRLLADHLKLPYLDTGLSYRAVAHVLKTQKKSLDNIKLAEQVAKKIDFNDFNKDLLSRHPIGNAASKIAVMGSVRRILVQQQRNFANIPPGAILDGRDVGTIVCPDAQVKFYIIASDTIRAKRRWEEMMNKREGKTENYDRILEDIRQRDTRDQSREDSPLHPANDAYLIDTSKMSIEEMFRACLEIVNRHKYLEI, from the coding sequence ATGCCAAAGCCAAAGCATTTTATAATTACTATTGACGGACCAGCTGCATCTGGAAAGGGAACCGTTAGCCGTTTGTTAGCTGATCACTTGAAATTACCTTATCTAGATACTGGTTTGAGTTATAGAGCTGTTGCCCATGTCCTGAAGACTCAGAAAAAATCACTCGATAATATAAAATTGGCTGAGCAAGTAGCAAAAAAAATTGATTTTAATGACTTCAATAAAGACCTTCTATCCAGACACCCCATCGGTAATGCAGCATCTAAGATAGCTGTTATGGGTTCAGTACGCCGTATTCTTGTTCAGCAACAACGAAATTTTGCAAACATACCACCCGGTGCCATTTTAGATGGTCGCGATGTTGGAACAATCGTTTGCCCTGATGCACAAGTTAAGTTTTATATCATCGCTAGCGACACGATTCGTGCTAAACGTCGCTGGGAGGAGATGATGAATAAGAGAGAGGGAAAAACTGAAAATTATGATCGTATTTTGGAAGATATTCGCCAACGAGATACCCGAGATCAATCAAGAGAAGACTCTCCCTTGCATCCAGCTAATGATGCCTACTTGATTGATACATCTAAAATGTCTATAGAAGAGATGTTTCGAGCTTGTCTTGAGATTGTCAATCGACACAAGTATCTAGAAATATAA
- a CDS encoding SDR family oxidoreductase: MKHVLILGAGFSGKVLGKLFVDYGWIVIGTSRHSRSFEIMKRMGLHPILFDGERMNEHLIKALYQTTHLVVSLPPSQINSSCKRSVDPFLSVVLESQVVHLAPNLQWVGYLSTVGVYGNHHGDWVDETSTVKPIAARSKRRMLAENEWLKWSDMTHIPTTIFRLSGIYGPGRNALLTLSRGKSQIIVKEGQVFNRIHVEDVAQAVVYSAENMISGVFNITDNLPAPPQDVMIFSHKLMGISSPLTLLDFESVELTPMVRSFYKENKRVSNQKSKTVLNMNYKWPDYRTALRIMWYENLWNSN; this comes from the coding sequence ATGAAGCATGTCCTTATTCTAGGAGCCGGTTTTTCAGGAAAAGTTTTAGGAAAATTATTTGTTGACTATGGGTGGATTGTGATAGGAACAAGTCGTCATTCTCGTTCATTTGAAATCATGAAAAGAATGGGATTACATCCTATTCTTTTCGACGGTGAGAGGATGAACGAGCACCTAATCAAGGCTCTATACCAAACCACGCATCTTGTAGTTTCTCTTCCTCCCTCCCAGATCAATTCTTCCTGCAAAAGATCTGTTGATCCATTTTTGTCCGTTGTTTTAGAGTCTCAAGTGGTTCATCTTGCTCCAAACCTCCAATGGGTTGGATATTTGTCGACTGTTGGAGTTTATGGGAACCATCATGGTGATTGGGTCGATGAAACTTCAACTGTGAAACCAATAGCAGCCCGTTCTAAAAGAAGAATGCTTGCTGAGAATGAGTGGTTAAAGTGGTCAGATATGACTCATATACCTACTACCATTTTCCGATTATCAGGCATTTATGGACCGGGTCGCAACGCACTCTTGACTCTTTCTAGAGGTAAGTCACAAATAATAGTAAAGGAAGGACAGGTCTTTAACCGTATCCATGTAGAAGATGTTGCTCAGGCTGTCGTTTATTCTGCAGAAAACATGATAAGTGGAGTGTTTAATATAACAGACAATTTGCCTGCACCCCCACAAGATGTTATGATTTTTTCGCATAAATTGATGGGGATTTCATCACCATTGACTTTATTAGATTTTGAAAGCGTTGAGCTGACACCGATGGTCCGATCCTTTTATAAAGAAAATAAAAGGGTTTCAAATCAAAAATCTAAGACAGTTTTGAATATGAATTACAAGTGGCCCGATTATCGTACAGCTCTAAGAATCATGTGGTATGAAAATCTATGGAATTCCAATTGA
- a CDS encoding glutathione S-transferase family protein translates to MLTLFHHPMSASSRAIRLSMAEYNLHINLIEEQLWQRREEFLALNPAATLPVLLIDDNLPIIGATVIAEYLDETQGILHRDRRLFPEYPVARAEMRRIVDWALTKLEAEVIRYTITERFTKRQMVTDKGGASPNSTVLRVARKNIRYHLNYLEWLAGTRNWIAGSTFTYADLAVSAALSTLDYLGEIDWERYLILKDWYTRLKSRPSFRTLLSDRLRTLPPVSHYVDLDF, encoded by the coding sequence ATGTTGACTTTATTTCACCATCCTATGTCTGCGAGCTCTAGGGCCATTCGTCTCTCGATGGCTGAATATAATCTTCATATTAATCTCATTGAGGAACAACTTTGGCAAAGGCGTGAAGAGTTTCTTGCACTGAATCCTGCTGCAACACTTCCTGTTTTGCTTATAGATGACAATCTACCCATTATTGGCGCCACAGTCATTGCTGAATATCTTGATGAAACACAGGGTATCTTACATAGAGATCGACGCTTGTTTCCTGAATATCCAGTTGCACGCGCTGAAATGCGACGCATAGTTGACTGGGCTCTAACCAAGCTTGAGGCAGAAGTTATACGTTATACTATTACTGAACGGTTCACTAAAAGACAGATGGTAACTGATAAAGGCGGAGCGAGTCCTAACTCAACTGTTCTTAGAGTTGCACGAAAAAATATTCGATATCATCTCAATTATCTTGAATGGCTCGCAGGTACACGAAACTGGATCGCAGGATCTACTTTTACTTATGCTGATCTTGCAGTATCAGCCGCACTCTCTACGTTAGATTATCTAGGAGAAATCGACTGGGAAAGATATCTAATACTTAAGGATTGGTATACACGTCTAAAGTCACGACCTTCATTTCGGACTCTTTTGTCAGATCGGTTGCGAACTTTGCCTCCTGTTTCCCATTATGTTGATTTGGATTTTTGA
- a CDS encoding undecaprenyl-diphosphate phosphatase: protein MRENSGATMSLEQLISLAVVQGLTEFLPVSSSGHLILIPALMEWCDQGIATDVMVHMGSLFAVIVYFRRDVWKLIVGFFEIFQGKISYYSWLSLYILFATLPAFAFGTLLKLSGLSTALRSVEVVAYGTILFGIVLYFSDRYGMHFRTINNMKFNQAIAIGFAQALALIPGISRSGITITAARFLGFERSEAARFSFLLGIPAILAACIFTFLEAWKLGIPIPKDAYWAAFLTFCTALIGITVLTAIVKHTSLLVFVVYRIALGFLILIMLYDWFPSVLPSLSHVS, encoded by the coding sequence ATGAGGGAAAATTCTGGAGCAACGATGAGTCTTGAACAGCTAATTTCCTTAGCCGTTGTGCAGGGACTGACAGAATTTTTACCAGTATCCTCATCTGGACACCTTATCCTTATTCCTGCATTAATGGAGTGGTGCGATCAGGGTATCGCAACAGATGTTATGGTTCATATGGGTTCATTATTTGCTGTTATAGTATATTTTAGACGGGACGTATGGAAACTAATTGTGGGATTTTTTGAGATTTTTCAGGGAAAAATATCCTATTATTCGTGGTTGTCACTATATATCCTATTTGCTACCCTTCCTGCTTTTGCTTTTGGGACCCTTTTGAAGCTGTCAGGTCTCTCGACGGCACTTCGAAGTGTTGAAGTGGTTGCTTATGGGACGATCCTATTTGGAATCGTTCTTTACTTTTCAGACCGTTACGGAATGCATTTCCGTACAATAAACAATATGAAATTTAACCAAGCTATAGCCATCGGATTTGCTCAGGCGCTTGCTCTTATTCCTGGTATTAGTCGATCAGGAATCACCATAACAGCGGCTCGATTTCTAGGATTTGAACGAAGTGAAGCGGCACGTTTTTCATTTTTGCTTGGCATACCGGCCATTTTAGCAGCGTGCATCTTTACCTTTCTAGAAGCTTGGAAACTTGGAATCCCTATCCCAAAGGATGCTTACTGGGCTGCTTTTTTGACATTTTGTACTGCCCTAATCGGAATTACTGTCCTTACCGCAATTGTCAAGCACACATCACTTTTAGTTTTCGTTGTTTATCGCATTGCCCTTGGTTTCCTAATTTTAATAATGCTTTATGATTGGTTTCCTAGCGTTCTACCATCCTTATCTCATGTTTCTTAA
- a CDS encoding ribose-phosphate pyrophosphokinase: MKLFSGNANQSLSEEIANYLNIPLGKCVVHKFADQEIFVEIKENVRGEDVFIVQSTSYPANDHLMELLIMIDAVRRSSARRITAVLPYFGYARQDRKPGPRTPISAKLVANLITEAGADRVLTLDLHAGQVQGFFDLPTDNLFAIPVMSRDLQANYNINNLTVVSPDVGGVVRARALARRVDSPLAIVDKRRDSPGESEVMNVIGDVSGRDCILIDDIIDSGGTLCNAAKELLSNEALSVTAYVSHGVLSGAAVTRIMSSKLKELVITNSIEPTVSINVAHNIRVISVADLLGEAVNRTALEKSVSSLFD; this comes from the coding sequence ATGAAACTATTCTCAGGAAATGCTAATCAAAGTTTAAGCGAAGAAATAGCTAATTATCTCAATATTCCACTCGGTAAATGTGTAGTCCATAAGTTTGCAGATCAAGAAATTTTCGTAGAAATAAAAGAAAATGTGCGGGGCGAAGATGTTTTCATTGTACAATCAACATCATATCCAGCCAACGACCATTTGATGGAATTGCTAATTATGATTGATGCGGTACGAAGATCATCGGCACGACGGATAACGGCTGTTCTTCCCTATTTTGGTTACGCTCGGCAAGATCGAAAACCTGGACCAAGAACTCCTATTTCGGCTAAATTGGTTGCTAACCTCATAACAGAGGCAGGTGCTGATCGTGTTCTAACACTTGATTTACATGCAGGACAAGTACAGGGTTTTTTTGATCTTCCCACCGACAATCTGTTCGCAATACCAGTTATGAGTCGAGATCTTCAGGCGAATTATAATATCAATAATTTAACGGTTGTTTCGCCTGATGTTGGTGGAGTTGTTCGTGCAAGAGCCTTGGCAAGGCGTGTAGATTCACCGCTTGCAATTGTTGATAAGCGGCGAGATTCACCGGGTGAATCTGAAGTTATGAATGTTATTGGTGATGTTTCTGGTCGTGACTGCATCCTCATTGATGATATTATCGATTCAGGTGGAACTCTTTGCAATGCTGCAAAAGAATTACTTTCAAATGAGGCTCTGAGCGTTACAGCCTATGTATCACATGGTGTTTTATCAGGTGCTGCTGTAACTCGTATTATGTCTTCAAAGCTTAAAGAACTTGTAATAACAAATTCAATCGAACCAACAGTTTCGATTAATGTTGCACATAATATTCGTGTTATTTCAGTTGCAGATTTGCTAGGAGAAGCAGTCAATCGAACTGCTCTTGAGAAATCCGTTTCCAGTTTATTTGATTAA
- a CDS encoding cold-shock protein: MQGTVKFFNNAKGYGFITPNDGSKDIFVHISAVERSGMSTLSEGQIVNFDIESDMKGKGPKAVQLSAE; encoded by the coding sequence ATGCAAGGCACAGTAAAATTTTTTAATAATGCTAAAGGTTATGGCTTTATTACTCCCAATGATGGCAGTAAGGATATTTTTGTGCACATCTCAGCAGTTGAACGCTCTGGAATGAGTACACTGAGCGAAGGACAGATCGTTAATTTCGACATTGAGTCTGATATGAAAGGAAAAGGCCCTAAAGCTGTACAATTATCAGCAGAATAA
- a CDS encoding cytochrome c1, protein MIRFFSKISLSIFAFEVIITLFSVVAYPSEQDSTLHYPLKIPVKQEWSFSGLFGKWDQGQLQRGFKIYVEVCGACHSLDLVSYRNLEQLGYSEAQVKEFASEYTVVDGPNDDGEMFDRSAQPSDFFSSPYENKKAAISSNNGALPPDMSLLAKARAPSRGGLSFILDLFTIYAEHGPDYIYSLLTGYQDAPEGTNIDENLYYNPYYIGGDALAMAPPLYDQLISYDDGMPETVDQYAKDISAFLMWTAEPGLAARKQRGFVVILFLMTFAGLVYYTKKRIWSNVVHC, encoded by the coding sequence ATGATTAGGTTTTTTTCAAAAATTTCTTTATCTATTTTTGCCTTCGAGGTGATAATTACACTTTTTTCAGTTGTTGCTTACCCTTCTGAACAGGATTCTACACTTCACTATCCTTTGAAGATACCTGTGAAGCAAGAATGGAGCTTTTCTGGTCTTTTTGGAAAATGGGATCAAGGTCAATTGCAACGTGGTTTTAAGATCTATGTTGAGGTTTGTGGAGCGTGTCACTCACTCGATCTAGTTTCTTATCGTAATCTTGAACAACTGGGATACTCAGAAGCGCAAGTTAAGGAATTTGCCTCTGAATACACAGTTGTTGATGGTCCTAATGATGATGGTGAGATGTTTGATCGATCTGCTCAGCCTTCTGATTTCTTTTCAAGCCCTTATGAAAATAAAAAAGCAGCGATTTCTTCGAATAATGGTGCTTTACCACCGGATATGTCATTACTGGCTAAAGCACGTGCACCAAGCAGGGGGGGGCTTTCTTTCATCTTGGATCTTTTTACCATATATGCAGAACATGGACCTGATTATATTTATTCGCTGTTGACTGGATATCAAGACGCACCAGAAGGAACCAATATCGATGAGAACCTTTACTACAATCCTTATTATATTGGAGGGGATGCGTTGGCGATGGCTCCACCTCTTTATGATCAATTGATCAGCTATGACGATGGGATGCCTGAGACAGTTGATCAATATGCAAAAGATATTTCAGCCTTTTTGATGTGGACAGCTGAACCGGGACTTGCGGCTAGAAAACAACGTGGCTTTGTTGTTATCTTATTTTTGATGACCTTTGCAGGACTTGTATATTATACTAAAAAGAGAATCTGGTCTAATGTTGTTCATTGTTGA
- a CDS encoding cytochrome b: MKEHSTYQPQNGFGKWIDTRLPFIRLIHDSFVSYPVPRNLNIWYTFGGILSFMLISQIITGIVIAMHYTSDATLAHDSVQFFRRDVPYGDLLQSWHAVGASMFFAAVYIHIFRGLYYGSYKAPREVLWILGVVIYLLMMATAFMGYVLPWGQMSYWGAQVITSFFSAIPFIGETVREYLLGGYAVGNATLNRFFSLHYLLPFMILGVVILHVWALHVVGQNNPLGIDIKQSNETVPFTPYATIKDAFAIVCFFIIMAYFVFYLPDYLGHADNYIKADPLKTPTHIVPEWYFLPFYAMLRAFDFSIVVPFTAIVVMDSKLGGVLTMFGAILLLFFVPWLDTSHVRSSNYRPIYKVFFWIFVIDTVFLGYLGSRTAEGIWIFLMKMTTFWYFLHFLVIMPVLGWLEKPLPEPKSIRTN, encoded by the coding sequence ATGAAGGAACATTCAACTTATCAACCCCAAAATGGGTTTGGAAAATGGATAGACACACGGTTGCCATTTATACGTTTGATTCATGATAGTTTTGTTTCTTATCCAGTACCAAGAAATTTAAATATATGGTACACATTTGGAGGCATTCTATCCTTTATGTTGATATCTCAGATTATTACCGGGATAGTCATTGCGATGCATTATACATCGGATGCCACTCTTGCTCATGATTCCGTTCAGTTCTTTCGTCGTGATGTTCCTTATGGTGATCTTCTGCAAAGTTGGCATGCTGTTGGTGCCTCTATGTTTTTTGCTGCCGTCTATATCCATATATTCCGAGGTCTTTATTATGGATCCTATAAAGCTCCTCGTGAGGTTTTATGGATTTTGGGTGTAGTTATCTACCTCCTAATGATGGCAACTGCTTTTATGGGCTATGTGCTCCCGTGGGGACAAATGAGCTACTGGGGTGCACAAGTTATTACCAGCTTCTTTAGTGCCATACCATTCATAGGTGAGACCGTTCGTGAATATCTACTTGGTGGTTATGCCGTAGGTAATGCAACTCTTAATCGTTTTTTTTCTTTGCATTATCTTTTACCTTTTATGATTCTCGGTGTTGTTATCTTGCATGTGTGGGCACTTCATGTGGTAGGACAGAATAATCCTTTGGGAATCGACATTAAACAGAGCAATGAGACTGTACCTTTTACTCCTTATGCTACAATAAAAGACGCTTTTGCCATAGTTTGTTTTTTCATTATCATGGCCTACTTTGTGTTTTATCTCCCTGATTATTTGGGGCATGCTGACAATTATATTAAAGCCGATCCTTTAAAAACACCTACCCATATTGTTCCTGAATGGTATTTTCTTCCCTTTTATGCCATGCTAAGAGCTTTTGACTTCAGTATAGTCGTCCCCTTTACAGCCATCGTTGTTATGGATTCTAAATTGGGTGGTGTTCTGACTATGTTCGGTGCCATTTTACTTCTATTTTTTGTACCTTGGCTGGATACTTCACATGTACGATCGTCTAATTACCGTCCTATTTACAAAGTCTTTTTTTGGATTTTCGTGATTGATACCGTATTTCTTGGCTACTTAGGTTCAAGGACAGCTGAGGGGATCTGGATTTTCTTGATGAAGATGACGACGTTCTGGTACTTTCTTCATTTTCTTGTGATCATGCCAGTGTTAGGTTGGTTAGAGAAACCATTACCCGAACCCAAAAGTATTCGTACTAATTGA
- the petA gene encoding ubiquinol-cytochrome c reductase iron-sulfur subunit — MNKRDGRVLTRRDFLYTATGVAAASAASGAIWPLIRQLAPNDREKAAGEPVEVDISAISPGQLVTVIWRGKPYFIRHLTDEEQAAAQSADEDESVFRDFESSNQRIILTNDKNKRNAWAVVSANCTHLGCVPKKVNAGFEGWVCPCHGSKFDVTGRVIKGPAPTNLPLPPHTFATKDLLVIGVDKTEA; from the coding sequence ATGAACAAACGTGATGGTCGCGTCCTAACGCGAAGAGATTTTCTTTATACTGCAACAGGCGTAGCTGCTGCGAGTGCTGCGAGCGGTGCTATTTGGCCTTTGATTAGACAACTCGCACCTAATGATCGCGAAAAGGCAGCAGGAGAACCAGTTGAAGTTGATATTTCTGCGATTAGCCCTGGTCAGCTTGTTACTGTTATTTGGCGTGGAAAGCCTTATTTTATACGTCATCTAACAGATGAGGAGCAGGCTGCGGCTCAAAGTGCGGATGAAGATGAATCTGTTTTTCGTGATTTCGAATCGTCTAACCAGCGTATTATCTTAACGAATGATAAAAACAAGAGAAATGCATGGGCAGTCGTTTCTGCCAATTGCACCCATCTAGGATGTGTACCAAAGAAAGTCAATGCAGGGTTTGAAGGTTGGGTTTGTCCTTGCCACGGCTCAAAATTTGATGTGACAGGCCGAGTGATCAAGGGACCCGCTCCTACTAATCTTCCTTTACCACCTCACACTTTTGCAACTAAGGATCTTTTGGTCATTGGTGTTGACAAGACGGAAGCATAA